In Mugil cephalus isolate CIBA_MC_2020 chromosome 11, CIBA_Mcephalus_1.1, whole genome shotgun sequence, the genomic window TTTAAGAGCTGGAAAAAAAGGAGCATGCTGTCTTTCTTGAGGGAAACGGGATTAAACGAGCAAGCGACTTAGTGGACTTATGTGGACGAGTGAAATAACGCATTAGGGAGAGACTGCACAGAAGGGGAGGAGAAGGCAAACGGAGAAAGtgcaaaagaggaggagaggaagaggacgagtaGAAGGATGTATCAGTGTCGGAGAGCTGTTGGAGGATTACCGGGGGCTCTCTGAGGTCGGACCATTGACCCTCTTGCGTGTGCAGAACGTAAACATCGAGGAGAGGATGCGCCGAGGCAGATAATTAGCTCCCATTCACGGTATACTCTTGGAACATGGGGCAACTGGGTAATCACATGTAGGGGTAAAGTCGATACGCAGGGTCTGCGCTGTGcgtccttctttctttctttctttctttctttctttctttctttctttctttctttctttctttcctctcactTCTCGTCTCCGTCTACCCCTTTCACCAGGGAGTGGTTAGATCAACAGAGCTGTCGACTCTACGCTAAAATCTCGGCCCCGACCCGACCGACTGGGAGCGACGGCAGGGAGCTTATATGGGGGTCTATGTTTTCTTTAGCGTGGTagggttttgtgtgtgcgtgcgtgtgtgtgcaggggaTCAGGATGGGAGAATGGATCAGTAGATAGATACAgatagaaagtgtgtgtgtgtgtgtgagagagagagagacagataggCAGGGTGACACAGGGCACATTTCGCAGTCCGCCTTACAAATCACGTCGGCCCAGTTGACTCCCCTACCACCGTGAGCGCACGCTGTGTAGTTATTTTAGTGAGACAGTGATGGTGCATGTGTGCAAGTGTGAATTTGTGCACGAGTCTGACTTGAAATGGAGAGggtgtatctgtatctgtatctgtaatAGTGCATGTGGTGGTTTGcatatatgcgtgtgtgtgtgtgtgtgtatgagagagagagagagtgagagagagttgttgtgtgtgtatgagtgtgtgtattGGCAGCTGTGGGGATAAAACAATACTGATCCCCTGGTCGCCGCGTGCCTCCCAGGGGGAGGATGTTGATGTTAAGCTGGCTGTTTCTGCTCCAGTGTCAACCGCTTTTTtgctgcatcacacacacacacacacactgaaacacacacacatgcgcacccATACACACGCAGTGTTTGTTCTGTAAGTGTGAGGCCCCAGGGTGCTGGATCTCTGCCTCCTACCCTGTCTGTGATCTGTCATTTAACACTACAGAGCTCAGGCGAAAAAACAACCAGCCGTGGCCTCCAACCACATCAGCAACCACACGCACGCAGTACACACATAACACAGGGCGATCGTAAATGCGCCACAGCATCAGGTTTTCGAGACGAGCCCGTCTGAAAGCAGTTTGCACTCTATTCATTAGAAATGATCACGCTATTCCCTGTTTACTAGCAGCATAGAAAGCGGTTTTACTGTTTAAAATCCAAAGAGGTCTCgtgggaaaacacacaacataccCATTGCAACATCACACATGTGTGTTCGCCTCACTGTCCTCACTCTAGCCACAATGACAGTCCTCTGAGTAAACAGCCATAGTCCTGAGCGGAAGAACGGCTAGCTTTGGTTGTACAAACTGAGGCAGCATGGTCTGGAATTCATAGAGCGCTGAAATCGTGCCATGTGTCGAAAATACAGCGTTGCCGTTGACTGGATCAGCAGCAATTACTACTGACAGTGTAGTGTGTAGCACGTACCCTCCTTGaccattcagttattttttacgTTTTAGTCTGATATGATGGATGAGAGGGATCTTTAGTCAGGATGTGACACATGCTCGGGTCACAGAGCTACTCTGCCATGGCGTAGCTTTAGTTGTCTTTACCTTCTTTACACTTCCGCCTCTTGACCACACAATCTTTGACTTCGGAGATCTCCGGGCAGGGTGTGCCGAAGGGCGACGGGTACTGCAGGATCTGCCTCGTGCGGGTTACCTGGCCCCGCTTGAAGCCgcatgttctaccagacttaGAGCACTCGCTCCACTCGCTCCACTCGCCCACCTCACAGTGCACTGACAGGGGAAATgtgaaaaaggaagaaaattgAGTTAGTCTCTTTAAATTTAAGCTCATTTGCCACTTATGGTCATATTTCACCTTATCAATCATGTTGTTTATGGCACACTCGCACACATACACTGGACGTACCTCGTGGCGTGCACTCCATAAGATTGTCATTAGGCTCGTACTCCTCcggacagagatggagacacCTCCCTCCATGCTGGAGTAGGCCCAACCGGCACTGCGTACACGTCTCGCTGTTCACACACGACTCACAATCTACAGGGCACACTGCCGACACAAAGGCAAAATAATGCGTCTGAGTTTGCTTTGtgcagcagacaaacagagggCCATGCTTTTATTCTCGGTTAATGTAAACTCACTGGGAACACACTCCCTCTGCGTGTCGCTGCCGACCAGGCCTTCTGGGCAGCTCTCCTGGCACTTGCCCAGGTGAAGGTAGAATCCCGCTCGGCAGCGCGTGCAGAAGTTCTTGTTGAAGCAGGAGTCGCACTCCGACCTGCACTctgacagagaaacacagaccCACCGCCAGCGTTTATTTAAAACGTACATGTTATTGAGTGTGTCCTGCCCGTTAAATATACAGGGTgtcagtgtgcgtgtgtgttcatgtgtgcatGTCTAGCCACCGCAGGCAGATTGATGTTTTACGGGGTGGCTTGTGATGAAGTATTTTAGGTAAAGCACcacttgatttaatttaatgtcacCAAACGGAAAAGTACTTATTATCTGAGTACATGCATACACAATGCCATATTTACCTTGAGGGTTTTGAACCGGGGTGAAGAGCCAACAAGATTTTGTGTGCGTATGCTTTTTTATATAGCACACATTTACGTCAGGCTCGAGAACCTTCCCTTGATGTATTTGAACACCCACTCGTGTGGTTTTCATGAATATTCAGCTTGCTACTCACTTGTGCAGGTGTTTCTTTCTGGCGAGCGTGTGCCATAAAAGCCAGGAGGACAGGAAGTCATGCACACCCCGATCTGCTTCATCCCAATCCTCTCCAAATGCATGAAGAAGCGCGGCTTGCAGGACAGACAGCCATTGTAGTCAGAGCAGGTCAGACAGCCACCCTGCTGACACCCTGAGCTCACACCAGAGATCTCTGTTGACAGGAGCAGAGGGATGcgtttcaaaaagaaaatatcgaGATTACGTTACAACCGTTGCATTGATAGTGCAGCGTTACATGTCCAGATACTTTGGTGAGATTCTGATATTTGATCGGGCACATGAGCTCAGTGTTGGATACTTTGGACAAAACCCCTGTCTTCTCTTCCAATCCTTTGCAGCTTTTCTATcacttatttctttgtgttgcgCTTCAGTTTGCTGCcggaaaaatacaaaatggcaGAAAACTTAACTTACGTCATTCATGCCATGTCCCACAAATGTAATTCAATTATCTCGTAATTAAATGTATGCGAATATAAATTTTAAGTTGCAAGGGTTTAGACTAACTGTTGtacatttctgctgttttgtgCACACTATATCTCCAGTCTATTGGACCAACCAAAGGTGTATGTATTTGTTTACTATAGGTATGGTTTATATGCCAAGGTTCAGTAAACCAACAAGCTTAAACTAAAGGAAATTATTTCACTGAGTTTAAGCAAAGAGCACGAGAATGAACTCACGTGTGCATCTTCTCGGTTTTCAGCTGCGGAAAGCAGAGGGCTGGGCTTATATCTTGGTTTAGCCAGACTCCAATTTTATCAGCCATTTGGATTCCATTTCGGATTAAGATTTTTCCTGTTATGCACACAATTGGATAAGCCTCCAACCAACCAGAGCCATCGTGTTGTAAACACCTCCACAATGTTAGGATGGCGTGTATAACTATGTCTGTTACTCATCTCTTCATCAGCGCGTAAAGGCTATCCAAATGATTGGAATGGCCCGGGAGACCTTCGGTGGAGCATAATCAGGTCTCAACCCATCGACTCCAAACCAGCTTCCATGTCCATACATTTTTGCTGGCTACGGGGCTCAAGGTAAAGTTTTTCTACAGACTCGTACGTCTCACAGTCTTACTGTTGAAGCCTGCTGACTGATAGCCCAGTGCTGGCATTTTGTTCCATGTTTACAAGCCTGTTTATGTACATAAGTGCTGCAATGTTTAGTTTATGCTGATATATTCAAGGACAGCTTTTCCATCTGTGACTACCAGACTGTGTCCTGACGGAAACTTGGGACATGGGTTTTAGTCATGTTGATTTGATGTTGACAGCTTTGTCATGGTAATTTGCAGTATCTCCCATCTTACAGCAAGTTTGTATAGAAGCATAATGAAAGAGTTTTCTTAGAAAAGCTTGCATAGTTTGTACACTTTGGTACCTGATTGGTCATTTTCCTGTTAGATAGTTTACAGAGGGGGCTTCTAGCTTTGATTTATAATTCTATACATATCGATATAAGTAATATCACTATCACGGATAGCACTGTCTTAAAAGAAATTGGTTTACCACCGTTTTACAAATGCCAAAGTTAAATCCAGAAGATGATGCAGTGTAGTTGTGACAGTGTAGTATTTAAAGGCCACATAATCCATACACCTGTGAGAGAGTCAGCGCCTCTCGGCTGCATGCTCCCCTCCCAGAGGTGTCATTTTAATGTAGCAGTAGCCACATATGGCAGGTACATTCAAAGCAATCCCTGGGAGCACACAAGGAATTGTTTTTTCTCTTCGGCCTTGGCATTTCGTGCCACTGGcttgtgtttttcaggtcaCGGTTTAGCTGCCAGTTTGCCATAGATCATGGATACTTTGTTTGAAATATCTTGACTATCTTTACAACTGCTGTCCATTTGCCCACATGTGTTCCTGCCAAGCTGCCCTGATTCACAGAAGCCTTAAGACACAGGAATTTGGCCTTGCCCTTGCACTTGCACCAACGAAACCTCAGTTGGACAGCGGTATCTTGcgtaacacaccaacaaagttaaatgtgaacaataaacatattcacacacacaaaacaaaggaaTAGCTCGCAGACAAACTGAACAAAGCCGAATGGGAAGAAAATGGATCTGATTTCCCT contains:
- the rspo3 gene encoding R-spondin-3 — its product is MQLQLISFVLIILHCMDYTGCQQHSSSRHRQHKQISGVSSGCQQGGCLTCSDYNGCLSCKPRFFMHLERIGMKQIGVCMTSCPPGFYGTRSPERNTCTKCRSECDSCFNKNFCTRCRAGFYLHLGKCQESCPEGLVGSDTQRECVPMCPVDCESCVNSETCTQCRLGLLQHGGRCLHLCPEEYEPNDNLMECTPRVHCEVGEWSEWSECSKSGRTCGFKRGQVTRTRQILQYPSPFGTPCPEISEVKDCVVKRRKCKEGPPRNRKYKDKQGGRRERKREREREREREAGEREDSDNRNKTEHRHRRGHDTQPVSPEDSFVQ